The genomic region CGACGAACACCAGCGGCAGCGAGATATAACCGAGCGATGTGCCCAGGACGCCATTCTCCATGCCCAGCAGCGACCAGTTGTCGTAACTCTGGTTCACCGTTGCATAGCCGATCAGCACCATGACCGGCGCCGCGATGAACGACAGCGACACGCTGAGCAATGTGACCGCCAGGGTGAAATAGATGATGCCCAGCGGCAGCATCAGCACCATGTACAGCAGCGTGGTCCAGGTGCGCGGGTCGGACAGCATTTCGCCGATCCGCGCCATCCACGGTTTGCCGCGACTGTTGTACAGCGGCCGGCGCGGCATGCGCTCGCCGAGCATCACTTCGACGATGCGGCCTTCGAGCAGCGAGAACATCCGGGTCGATCCCAGGAACAGGATCGCGAACGGAATTCCGATGATCAGCACCGCCAGACCCGCCGACAGCGAAATGCCGGTGACCACCCAGGTGAAATAGAAAATACCGGTCGCCATCGACAGCAGCATGTAGAACAGCGCGGCGTAGGTGCGCGGCTCGGCGATCACGCCGAAGAACTTGCCGAACAGCGAACGGTGCTGGCGCGGCGGCGGTGCGCGCAGTGCGGTCTGCACTTTCACTTCGGTATCGCGATAGATGTCGGCGACTTCGTCGGGCGCGCCATAACTCGATGCGACCTGGGCGATCACCTCGGCCTCGCTTTTCTCGGGGTTCTCGGCCATTTCCGAGCGCAGGTATTCCTCGGCGTCGTACAGCGCGTCCTGGACCAGCGCCGGGTCGGCGCCGGCCAGCGAACGCCGCAGGTGTTCGAGGTAATCGGGGATATTGGTCGGCAGCGGACGGGCATTCATGATTGGGTTCCTTTCAGAACGGTATCGACGGAATCTCGGGTGGCGCACCAGGCGTTGCTCCAGGCGGAGAGGATCTCGCGGCCGAAGGGCGTGATGCTGTAGTAACGACGCGGCGGGCCGCTGATCGAGGGTTCGATCTGGCTCTCCAGCAACGCAGCGCCTTCCAGATTGCGCAGCACCGGGTACAGCGCGCTCTGTTTGCCGCTCAGCACGCCATCGCCCTGACGCTCCAGGGTCTTGGCGATCTGGTAGCCGTACATCGGCTCGTTGGCGGTGCCCAGCACCGCGAGCAGCGCCAGCGATACGGTGCCGGCCGACAGTTCCTTCTGGAACTTCCGCAGCAGCGCTTCGGTGGTGTCATCGGGGGTTCCGTCGGCGAGCGGTGGCGAGTGCATGGCGGCCTCTGCGGTGATCAGCTTGATATCGTGGAGATCACTCTATCCATAACTTGAACATAGTGGATGTGCCGGAGGTCACTGCGACTGCCGGCCTCGTCATCGTCACTGGCCCATGCCCCGCTTCTGGGCCAGAATCGGCGGTCAATCGAAGGGGAATCCGCTGCCGTGAGCCCGATCCGCATCCGTCTTTCCCCAGCTCTTCTGCGTGCCGCGCTGCTGAGTGCCGCACTGTCGACCGCTGCCCTCACCGCTTCCGCGCAGACGCCCCCCGCCAATCCGTCCGCGCCCAAAACCAAGTCGATGCAGGAACTGCTGGACAGCTCGAAGCCCGGAGACTGGCGCACGCTCGATCCGGCGCGGACGCTGTACATGGATTTCGCCGCCGGCCGCGTGGTGATCGAACTGGCGCCCGACTTCGCGCCGGCGCATGTCGCCAACATCCGGGCGCTGGCGAAAGGCCGCTACTGGGACGGCCTGAGCATCAACCGTTCGCAGGACAATTTCGTGGTCCAGTGGGGCGATCCGGCCGAAACCGAGGCCGCGCGCAAACCGCTGCCGAAAGGCGCGAAGCCGAAACTGCCGGCCGAATTCACCCGCCCCCTGAAGAATCTGGCGTTCACCCGCCTGCCCGACGTCGACGGCTGGGCGTCGGAAGTCGGTTTCAGCAACGGCTTCCCGATCGGCCTGGACCGCAGCGAAGGCGGCATCGCGTGGCTCGCGCACTGTTACGGCATGGTCGGCGCCGGTCGCGATACCCCCGCCGATTCCAGCACCGGCGCCGAGCTCTACGTCGTCACCGGGCAGTCGCCGCGCCAGCTCGATCGCAACATCACCACCGTCGGCCGCGTCGTGCAGGGCATCGAACTGCTCAGCGTGCTGCCGCGCGGCACCGGCGGATTGGGTTTCTACGAGAAGCCCGAACAGCGCTTGCCGATCCGGTCGATGCGCGTCGCCGCCGATCTCAAACCCGCCGAACGCCTGAAACTGCAGGTGCTGCGCACCGACACGCCGCTGTTCGAGGCCATCGTGGAAGCCCGCCGCAACCGCCGCGACGATTTCTACAAACGCCCTGCCGGACACATCGATCTGTGCAACGTGCCGCTGCCGGTGCGTACCGCGCCGGAACCCGCAGCGAAGCCGAAACGCTGACGCCTACGACCAATCGCCAATCGCCGGCTCCCCGACGACAACCTACGATCACGGCGATTCCCCGCCGGTCCATCGCATGCGCCTCGCCCTGCTCGCCGATCTGCACGCCAACCGCGAGGCGGTCGACGCCTGTCTCGCGAAACTGCGCAGGTTGGGCTTCGATCGCGCGGTGATCCTCGGCGATATCGTCGGCTACGGTGCCGATCCCGAATGGACGATCGATACCGTGCAATCGCTGGTCGCCGACGGCGGTCTTGCGATCTACGGCAACCACGATGAAGCCGTACTGCGCGACGCGCAGAACGACACCGCATCCACGAAGCATCCACATGCGCAGGCCGCGATCGACTGGACCCGCGGCCGTCTCGACGAAGACCAGCGCGCGTTCCTCGCCGCGCTGCCGCTGAGCATCGAAGACGAAGACCGTCTTTACGTGCACGCCAACGCGTGGGCGCCGCTGCAGTGGGGGTACGTCTCGAATGCACTGGCCGCCGCGCAGAGCATTGCCGCCACGAAGCAGCGGGTCACGTTCTGCGGCCACGTCCACGAGCCGGCGCTGTACCACTCGCAGCCCGAGGGCGGCGCGCGCCGTTTCTCGCCTTCGCCCGGTACCGCGATGCCGCTGATCGGCAGCCGGCGCTGGCTGGCGCTGCCCGGATCGGTCGGGCAGCCGCGCGACGGCAATCCCGCCGCATGCTGCGGCTTGTTCGATACCGCGAAAGGCACGCTGACCACTCTGCGCGTGGCCTACGACCATCACACCGCCGCGCGCAAGATCGTCGCTGCCGGCATGCCCGAATCCTTGGCGAAACGTCTGGTCGAAGGTCAATGACATGCCCGTACCGCTGAAACCCGGTTTATCGATCGACGGCTTCGAATTGATCGCACCGCTGCACGAGGGCGGCATGGCCACCTTGTGGCGCGTCTCGCATCCGGACCACACGATGCCGCTGCTGATGAAGCTTGCGCGGATCGGTTACGGCGAAGCGGCGACCCAGATCGTCGGTTTCGAAGTCGAGCGCATGATCCTGCAGCAGCTGACCGGCCCGTACGTACCGCGCTACGTCGCCGGCGGCGAGTACCAGGATCAGCCGTGGCTGGTGATGGAACACCTGGCCGGCGAAACCCTGCGGCCACTGCTGGAAAAGACGCCGCTGCCGCCACAGCAGGTCGCCGAACTGGGCGCGCTGGCCGCGACCGCGATCCACGCCCTGCACCAGCAGGAAGTGATCCATCTCGATATCAAACCGAGCAATCTGCTGCGCCGTCCCGACGGCAGCGTCGCGTTGATCGATTTCGGGCTGTCGCATCACGCGCATCTGCCGGATCTGCTCAGCGAACAGTTCAACGTCCCGATCGGCACGGCGCCCTACATCGCGCCGGAACAGGTGCTGGGCCAGCGCGACGATCCGCGCAGCGATCTGTTCGCGCTCGGCGTGACGCTCTATCACCTCGCCACCGGCGAACGCCCGTTCGGCAACCCCGGTAGCCCGGCAGGACTGCGCCGCCGGCTGTATCGCGACCCGGTGCCGCCGCGCGCGATCCGTGCGGACATCCCGCGCTGGCTGCAGGAGCTGATCCTGCGCTGTCTCGAAGTGGATCCCGACGCGCGCCACGCCACCGCCGCGCAGCTCGCGCACGATCTGCAGCATCCCGAACAGGTCGTTTTGACCGAACGCGCCGACCGCAGCCATCGCGATGGCCGGCTCACTGTGATGCGCCGCTGGTGGCGGAACTTCGGTCGCGATCGTGGACCGCGAAAGGCGGTCAGCGACCATCTCGACCAGGCGCCGCTGCTGATGGTCGCGATCGATCTGAAACACGAGGACGCGGCGCTCTGCGCCGCATTGCGCGGCAATCTGCAGCGGATCGTGTCGACGTTTCCGCATTCACGGCTCGCCTGCGTGACCGTGATGCGCACCGCGCGCATCGGCCTGGACAGCAATCTCGACGCCGAAGGCCGCAACCGCCACGTCAAACGGCTGATCGCGCTGCGCGACTGGATCCGTCCGCTCGGTCTGGACGAGCATCGCGTGACCGTGCATGTGCTGGAACACAGCGACCCCGCGCACGCGCTGCTGGACTACGCGCGCGACAACGGCGTGGATCATCTGATCATGGGTGCGCGCGGGGTAACCGGCATGCGCCGCATTCTCGGCAGCGTCTCCGCACACGTGGTCGCGGAAGCGCCATGCACGGTCACGGTGGTGCGCGCGCCGGCATTATCGGAAGAGACAAAAGACTGAAGCCTGCGATCGGGCTTCAGTCGGTGTCGGCGGTTACAGCCGGCTGGCGATCGCCTTGGCGAAGGACATCGTCGTGCCGGTACCGCCGAGATCCGGGGTGACCGAATCCTTGGCTTCCAGCGTGGCGACGATCGCGTTGCGCAGGCGCACGGCGTTCTCGGGCTGGCCGACGTGATCGAGCATCTGGCCGATCGCGAGCAGCAGCGCGCAGGGATTGGCGACGCCCTTGCCGGCGATGTCCGGCGCCGAGCCGTGCACGGCCTCGAAGATCGCGGCTTCGGTGCCGATGTTCGCGCCGGGCGCCAAACCCAGGCCGCCGACAAGACCGGCGCAGAGGTCGGAAATGATGTCGCCGAACAGATTGGTGGTGACGATGATGTCGAACTGCTCCGGACGCATCACCAGCTGCATGCAGGTGTTGTCCACGATCATTTCGTTGCAGAGGATGTCCGGGTATTCGGCGGCGACAACGCGCGCGGTGCGCAGGAACAGGCCCGAGGTCGACTTCAGGATGTTGGCCTTGTGGACGACCGTGATCTTCTTGCGGCCGGTCCTGCGCGCCAGCTCGAAGGCGTAGCGGACGATGCGCTCGGAGCCGCGACGGGTGATCTTCTGGGTCAGCATCGCGGTTTCGCCGTCCTCGGACAGCGACTGGCCTTCGCCGATGTACGCGCCTTCGGTGTTCTCGCGGACCGTGATCAGGTCGACACCGGTCGGAAAGCGCGATTTGGTATTCGGGAACGACTTCGCGGGGCGCACGTTGGCGTACAGGTCGAAGCGTTTGCGCAGCTCGACGTTGATCGAGCTGAAGCCCTCGCCGACCGGCGTGGTCAGCGGGCTCTTGAGGGCGATGCGGTTGCGGCGGATCGAATCCAGCGTCGCCTGCGGCAGCAGTTCGCCGTGTTTCTCCAGCGCGACCATGCCGGCGTCGGCTTCTTCATAGGTCAGGCCAGTGTTCATGGTGTCGAGCACGGACAAGGCCGCGTCCATGATCTCGGGGCCGATGCCATCGCCGCGGATGACGGTAATCGTTTGGGTCATGGTGTGTTCCAGGCAGTCTTCAGTGCAGGCGATCCAGCGTACTGACCCGACGCATGGCGCGCGGATCGTGCGATTCGTGAGCAGCGGGACGCGGCCTTCGACGGAAAGCCGGACACGCGGCAAAGCCTGCGAATTATGCCGGAACGCCCGGAAACCTGCTGGAAGCCGCACTCAGACGATGGTCGAAGGCGCCGCGATGATCGAGGCGCAGCGTCTACTCCGCAGCATCAGCCGTGATCGTGTGCCGGCGTGGCCGCAGCTTCACCCTGTTCGAGCCTGTCGAGGAAATCCACCGCGCGGCGCAGATGCGGGATCACGATGGAGCCGCCGACCACCAGTCCGACCGAGAAGGTCTCGAACATCTCGTCGCGCGTGACACCGGCTTCCTTGCACTGCGCGACGTGATAGCTGATGCAGTCGTCGCAGCGCAGCACCAGCGAAGCGACCAGCCCAAGCAGCTCCTTGGTTTTCACATCGAGCGCGCCGGCCTGGTATGTCTGGGTATCGAGCGCGAAGAAGCGGCGCACGACCTGATTGGGCTCGGCCAGGATCCGCTCGTTCATGCGCTTGCGGAAAGCGGTGAACTCGGCAAGACGGTCTTGTTCGTTTTCGCCCGCACCGCTCATGCGCCTTCCCCGGACAGCAGCGGCTCGAACCTGCCGGCGCGATGCAGGGCCATCATGTCGTCGAAACCGCCGACGTGCACATCGCCGACGAATATCTGCGGCACGCTGGTGCGCTTGGCGCGGGCCATCATCCGTTCGCGCTCGGCGGGATCCGTGTCGATCCGGATCTCGGTCCAGTCCAGGCCCTTGCTTTTCAGGAAGTTCTTGGCGGATATGCAATACGGACAGATCGCGCTGGTGTAGATAGTGATCGGCGCGGTCTGGGGCATGTTGTCGCTCAAAACGGTCTCCTCGCTGCACAGCGCTGCGGTCGGTATGTGGCGATCATGATGGGGGCCCCCTCCCTTGTTTTCCACCCGTGTCGCGAAACGCTGCGATGCAGGGAACGACAGCGGCCTGCCGGGGTCGAATCGAAGCGTGGGGTGAGGATTAACAGCGCATTCACGCCCTCGCGGTCGTTAACCGGCATGCTGTCCCACGAAATCCGCTGCTCCAAGCACTCCGCTGTCCCATGACATCGCTACTGGAACCCGCCCATGCGTTTGCCGGTCGTCATCGCCGCACTGACATTCTCCCTCGCCGCCGTCTGCGCCCCTGCGCAGGACAACCGGCTGCCGGATATCGGCTCATCGGCCAACGAACTGCTCAACCCGACCCGACAGGCCGAATACGGCAGCATGATGCTCAGCCAACTGCGGCACTACGGCTATGTGCTGGACGATCCGCTGATCGACGGTTGGCTGCAGTCGGTGGGCCATCGCCTCGCAGCGGCCAGCGACAAACCGCAGCATCCCTTCACCTTCTTCATGTTGAAGGACCGGCAGTTCAACGCGTTCGCCACCCTCGGCGGTTACATCGGGACCAACGCCGGACTGGTGCTGGCGGCGGAAACCGAAGACGAAGTCGCCGGCGTGCTGTCGCACGAAGTCTCTCACGTCACCCAGACCCACGTGCTGCGCAGCGTCGAGCGCGCGCAGAAGGACAGCGTGCCGATCCTGCTGGCGATGCTCGGCGCGATCGCGGTCGCGCAGTCCTCGGGCGGCAATTCCTCCGACGACGCCTCGATGGCCGCACTGGCCTCGGCCCAGGCGCTGATGGCCCAACGGCAGATCGACTACACCCGATCCAACGAATCCGAAGCCGATCGCCTCGGAATCCAGACCCTGGCGCGAAGCGGCTACGACCCGAACGCGATGGCCAGCATGTTCACCCGCATGCAGTCGATTTCCCGCGTGAACCAGGGCGGAGAACGCGAACGCGCCCCGGACTACCTGCGCACCCACCCTGTCAACACCACCCGCATCAGCGAAGCCAAACAACGGGCCGAAGACTTGATCTCCAAGCCGGCCGCCTTCAATCCGGGCGACACCATCACCAGCGAGAATCCGCTGATTCCCTCCAGCCTGCGCGTGTCCGGTCCGGCACGGCCCAACGACAACGTGCAGTTCGGCTGGGCGCGCGAACGGATCCGGGTGTTCAGCGCGAATACCCCGAGCGCTGCGATCGAAGAGTACGAACGCCACCGCCGATCCAAGCCGCTGAGCGACGCGCAGCGCTACGGGCTGGCGATCGCCCGCGAACGCAACGGGGATTACGCCGTGTCCGCGAAGGAGCTGATGCCGCTGCTGGCGAAATATCCGACCGATCCGTGGGTGGTGATCGCCATGGCCGAAAGCGAAGCCCGTGGCGGCAACCTCAGCGGTGCCGACGCCCGGATGGACGCCTTGCTGGAGAGAATGCCCGGCCATCGCGCAGCGGCGCTCAGCTATGCCCAACTCCTTGCGGAGCGCAACGATGCCGGTGCCGGCAAGCGCGCGCAATCGGTGCTCAGGCCGCTGCTGATCGGCAGCCAGGAGGATCCCGTCTTCCAGAGCACCTTCGCCCGCGCCAGCGAAGTCGCTGGCGACCCGGTTCGCGCCGGCGAAGCCTATGCCGAAGCCGAATTCCTCAACGGCCGGCCGGAACGCGCCCTGATCCAGCTCAACACCCTGCTCAAGCGACCGGAGCTGGATTATTACGCCCGCGCCCGTGTCGAAGCGCGGATCGCTGCGATCACGCCGGCCGTCCTGGAGCTGAAACGCCTCGGCGTACGCGACGAGGCGTTGGAGCGGCGTTGACCGCCTGGCCTTGACGGGTCCGCATCACGACATCAAGATGCGGTGATGCGGACCACCATCGATCTTCCCGAAGACCTCCATCGGATCGCGACCAGCCTCGCCCGGCACACCGGTCGCAGCCTGGGGCAGACCGTGGCCGAATTGATGCGGCGCGGCTTGGCCACGCCCGAACAGCCGGATCGCATCGGCGAGGCGGCAGTGGTCTATCGGCTGCATCCGCTCACCGGCCTGCCCGTCGTCGCTTCCCGCCAACCGGTGACCGGGGACGATGTCGAAGCCCTGGACGACGAACCATGACCCATCTGCTCGATGGCAATGTGCTGGTCGCGCTGGTCGATCGTTCTCACGTACACCACGCCGCTGCGGTCGAATGGTTCGCTTCGCATACCGGCGGCTTCGCCACCTGCCCGATCACCCAGGGCACTTTGATCCGGCTGCTGCTGCGGTTCGGCGCGGTCGCGGACGCCAACGGTGCGGTCGCGGTCCTGACCCGGCTGACCGCGCATCCCCGGCACGCGTTCTGGGGCGACGACATCGGCTACGCCGACATCTCGTGGGCCGGCGTGCTCGGGCACCGGCAAGTGACCGACAGTTATCTCGCGGGCCTCGCACGGCATCATCGTGGCCGTCTGGCGACATTCGATCGCGGTTTCGCCGCGTTGCATACCGACATCGCCGACGCGATCGGCGTCTGAATCCGCGGCAGATGTTGCGGCTGCCATCGCACATGTCCGCGGTCACGATTCAGTCATAAAAATGTCGTCTACTGTGGCCGTACCCAGTGCGGCCGAAGCCGCCCCGCGGTGCATTACAGCCAGCCCAACCGAGCATGTCATGCAAAAGCGCATCCTGATCGTCGACGACGAACCCGCGATCCGCGACATGGTCGCCTTCGCCCTGCGCAAGGGCGAGTACGACCCGGTCCACGCAGGCGACGCCCGTGAGGCGCAGGCCGCGATCGCCGAGCGCGTGCCCGACCTGATCCTCCTCGACTGGATGCTCCCCGGCACCAGCGGACTTGAACTGGCGCGGCGCTGGCGTCGCGATGCGCTGACCCGCGAGATCCCGATCATCATGCTCACCGCGCGCGGCGAGGAAAACGATCGCGTCGGCGGCCTCGAAGCCGGTGTCGACGATTACGTCGTCAAACCCTTCTCGGCACGCGAACTGCTGGCGCGCATCCGCGCGGTCCTGCGCCGCTCGCGCGAGGACGACGAGGACGGCAGCGTCCAGGTCGGCAGCCTGCGCATCGACGGCGCCTCGCATCGCGTCTATGCCGGAGACGCGCAGATCCAGATCGGGCCGACCGAATACAGGCTGCTGCATTTCTTCATGACCCACGCCGAGCGCGTCTACACCCGCAACCAGCTGCTCGACCACGTCTGGGGCGGCAACACCTACGTCGAAGAACGCACGGTCGATGTGCATATCCGCCGGCTGCGCCGCGCATTGGAACCGGTTCAACTCGACAACATGGTCCAGACCGTGCGCGGCTCGGGTTATCGCTTTTCGGCGACGCTGTGAGCGCTGCGCACGCCTTGTACGAAAGAGCTTTGTACGAACGCGCTTTGTACGAACGAGCTTTATACGAACGATTCCCATAGACTCAGCCGATGCCGAACGACACTCGCTCCGCATGGCTCAAGACCCTCGGCCAGCTCGCG from Lysobacter sp. harbors:
- a CDS encoding PadR family transcriptional regulator, which produces MHSPPLADGTPDDTTEALLRKFQKELSAGTVSLALLAVLGTANEPMYGYQIAKTLERQGDGVLSGKQSALYPVLRNLEGAALLESQIEPSISGPPRRYYSITPFGREILSAWSNAWCATRDSVDTVLKGTQS
- a CDS encoding peptidylprolyl isomerase → MCRRSLRLPASSSSLAHAPLLGQNRRSIEGESAAVSPIRIRLSPALLRAALLSAALSTAALTASAQTPPANPSAPKTKSMQELLDSSKPGDWRTLDPARTLYMDFAAGRVVIELAPDFAPAHVANIRALAKGRYWDGLSINRSQDNFVVQWGDPAETEAARKPLPKGAKPKLPAEFTRPLKNLAFTRLPDVDGWASEVGFSNGFPIGLDRSEGGIAWLAHCYGMVGAGRDTPADSSTGAELYVVTGQSPRQLDRNITTVGRVVQGIELLSVLPRGTGGLGFYEKPEQRLPIRSMRVAADLKPAERLKLQVLRTDTPLFEAIVEARRNRRDDFYKRPAGHIDLCNVPLPVRTAPEPAAKPKR
- a CDS encoding metallophosphoesterase family protein, with amino-acid sequence MRLALLADLHANREAVDACLAKLRRLGFDRAVILGDIVGYGADPEWTIDTVQSLVADGGLAIYGNHDEAVLRDAQNDTASTKHPHAQAAIDWTRGRLDEDQRAFLAALPLSIEDEDRLYVHANAWAPLQWGYVSNALAAAQSIAATKQRVTFCGHVHEPALYHSQPEGGARRFSPSPGTAMPLIGSRRWLALPGSVGQPRDGNPAACCGLFDTAKGTLTTLRVAYDHHTAARKIVAAGMPESLAKRLVEGQ
- a CDS encoding protein kinase; the protein is MPVPLKPGLSIDGFELIAPLHEGGMATLWRVSHPDHTMPLLMKLARIGYGEAATQIVGFEVERMILQQLTGPYVPRYVAGGEYQDQPWLVMEHLAGETLRPLLEKTPLPPQQVAELGALAATAIHALHQQEVIHLDIKPSNLLRRPDGSVALIDFGLSHHAHLPDLLSEQFNVPIGTAPYIAPEQVLGQRDDPRSDLFALGVTLYHLATGERPFGNPGSPAGLRRRLYRDPVPPRAIRADIPRWLQELILRCLEVDPDARHATAAQLAHDLQHPEQVVLTERADRSHRDGRLTVMRRWWRNFGRDRGPRKAVSDHLDQAPLLMVAIDLKHEDAALCAALRGNLQRIVSTFPHSRLACVTVMRTARIGLDSNLDAEGRNRHVKRLIALRDWIRPLGLDEHRVTVHVLEHSDPAHALLDYARDNGVDHLIMGARGVTGMRRILGSVSAHVVAEAPCTVTVVRAPALSEETKD
- a CDS encoding isocitrate dehydrogenase codes for the protein MTQTITVIRGDGIGPEIMDAALSVLDTMNTGLTYEEADAGMVALEKHGELLPQATLDSIRRNRIALKSPLTTPVGEGFSSINVELRKRFDLYANVRPAKSFPNTKSRFPTGVDLITVRENTEGAYIGEGQSLSEDGETAMLTQKITRRGSERIVRYAFELARRTGRKKITVVHKANILKSTSGLFLRTARVVAAEYPDILCNEMIVDNTCMQLVMRPEQFDIIVTTNLFGDIISDLCAGLVGGLGLAPGANIGTEAAIFEAVHGSAPDIAGKGVANPCALLLAIGQMLDHVGQPENAVRLRNAIVATLEAKDSVTPDLGGTGTTMSFAKAIASRL
- a CDS encoding carboxymuconolactone decarboxylase family protein — encoded protein: MSGAGENEQDRLAEFTAFRKRMNERILAEPNQVVRRFFALDTQTYQAGALDVKTKELLGLVASLVLRCDDCISYHVAQCKEAGVTRDEMFETFSVGLVVGGSIVIPHLRRAVDFLDRLEQGEAAATPAHDHG
- the grxC gene encoding glutaredoxin 3 encodes the protein MPQTAPITIYTSAICPYCISAKNFLKSKGLDWTEIRIDTDPAERERMMARAKRTSVPQIFVGDVHVGGFDDMMALHRAGRFEPLLSGEGA
- a CDS encoding M48 family metallopeptidase is translated as MRLPVVIAALTFSLAAVCAPAQDNRLPDIGSSANELLNPTRQAEYGSMMLSQLRHYGYVLDDPLIDGWLQSVGHRLAAASDKPQHPFTFFMLKDRQFNAFATLGGYIGTNAGLVLAAETEDEVAGVLSHEVSHVTQTHVLRSVERAQKDSVPILLAMLGAIAVAQSSGGNSSDDASMAALASAQALMAQRQIDYTRSNESEADRLGIQTLARSGYDPNAMASMFTRMQSISRVNQGGERERAPDYLRTHPVNTTRISEAKQRAEDLISKPAAFNPGDTITSENPLIPSSLRVSGPARPNDNVQFGWARERIRVFSANTPSAAIEEYERHRRSKPLSDAQRYGLAIARERNGDYAVSAKELMPLLAKYPTDPWVVIAMAESEARGGNLSGADARMDALLERMPGHRAAALSYAQLLAERNDAGAGKRAQSVLRPLLIGSQEDPVFQSTFARASEVAGDPVRAGEAYAEAEFLNGRPERALIQLNTLLKRPELDYYARARVEARIAAITPAVLELKRLGVRDEALERR
- a CDS encoding antitoxin, whose protein sequence is MRTTIDLPEDLHRIATSLARHTGRSLGQTVAELMRRGLATPEQPDRIGEAAVVYRLHPLTGLPVVASRQPVTGDDVEALDDEP
- a CDS encoding PIN domain-containing protein encodes the protein MTHLLDGNVLVALVDRSHVHHAAAVEWFASHTGGFATCPITQGTLIRLLLRFGAVADANGAVAVLTRLTAHPRHAFWGDDIGYADISWAGVLGHRQVTDSYLAGLARHHRGRLATFDRGFAALHTDIADAIGV
- the phoB gene encoding phosphate regulon transcriptional regulator PhoB, which translates into the protein MQKRILIVDDEPAIRDMVAFALRKGEYDPVHAGDAREAQAAIAERVPDLILLDWMLPGTSGLELARRWRRDALTREIPIIMLTARGEENDRVGGLEAGVDDYVVKPFSARELLARIRAVLRRSREDDEDGSVQVGSLRIDGASHRVYAGDAQIQIGPTEYRLLHFFMTHAERVYTRNQLLDHVWGGNTYVEERTVDVHIRRLRRALEPVQLDNMVQTVRGSGYRFSATL